In one candidate division WOR-3 bacterium genomic region, the following are encoded:
- a CDS encoding macro domain-containing protein, whose product MAPVRSWINKSTLEIVLGDITQQTTEAIVNSANPNLEPGRGVSGAIHRAAGPELAEECKNLGGCKTTEAKLTKGYNLKAKYVIHTVGPVFRYREKDAIDLRNTYLNCLKLALENGIKSIAFPSISTGIYGYPIREASEIALTAIKDFLRKNHGIDLVRIVLLKDEDFRIYKQTAERLRI is encoded by the coding sequence ATGGCACCAGTGCGGTCATGGATAAATAAGTCAACTTTGGAAATTGTTTTAGGTGATATTACGCAACAAACAACTGAAGCGATAGTTAACTCGGCAAATCCTAATTTAGAACCCGGCCGAGGTGTTTCCGGTGCAATTCATCGTGCAGCTGGTCCGGAATTAGCCGAAGAATGTAAAAATTTAGGTGGTTGTAAAACTACTGAAGCAAAATTAACTAAAGGTTATAATCTCAAGGCAAAGTATGTCATACACACAGTCGGACCGGTCTTTCGTTATCGGGAAAAAGATGCAATCGATTTACGAAACACTTATCTCAATTGTCTAAAATTAGCCTTGGAAAATGGTATTAAAAGTATTGCTTTTCCGTCAATCAGCACAGGTATTTACGGTTATCCGATTCGCGAAGCCTCAGAAATCGCTTTAACCGCAATCAAAGATTTCTTAAGAAAAAATCACGGCATTGACTTAGTCCGAATTGTGCTCTTAAAAGATGAAGACTTCCGAATCTATAAGCAGACCGCTGAACGACTACGCATCTAA
- a CDS encoding C25 family cysteine peptidase, which translates to MRKIIILLVAIYSGIIFAQSGAKYLIITHDDFANAIQPLAQWKHKKGLPTRVVTLSEINATPESLSAIKRYISNAYNTWNPRPEYVLLVGSPLHIKTDQNKYDDYYANITGDYKMELSLGRFSCSTAVHCSVMVAKTLNYERTPYILDTLWYKKATGIVREDLGAVDSVYWANMRYIFGLWQNANFIHIDSFSRQRQDSARHVISAIDDGRTFVVFRGQGVGNWWAPFNLDPEQTNNGFKLPIVISGTCATINLSYLEPHYLGERFLRAGSVNNPKGAVAFVGTTNSEAGSGLAQLRGIVTVNIAKAIFTEGFYKLGDALKRGKFLADSIRPSGWTSIRYREWNLLGDPELCIWTSVPKTLSVIYDSIISSSQTNISAQVKIGTTPLPNALVCVMKDTIYRYGTTNSNGIINFTIPPQNSGIFFITVTARNCKPFEGTIRITTTEVEEYSTVNSQNSKIIFTVSPNPCRNIVNINWLIPQDRWQMTIYDALGRQIPNSKFQIPNSKLDISDLPKGVYMIVIRRNETERFAQKLVKR; encoded by the coding sequence ATGAGAAAAATCATAATTTTACTTGTTGCAATTTATTCTGGAATTATCTTCGCGCAATCAGGCGCGAAGTATTTAATTATCACGCACGACGACTTTGCTAATGCCATTCAACCTTTAGCCCAATGGAAACATAAAAAAGGACTGCCAACAAGAGTTGTTACCCTTTCTGAGATAAACGCCACTCCCGAATCACTTTCTGCAATTAAACGCTATATCAGTAATGCTTATAATACTTGGAATCCAAGACCGGAATATGTGCTCTTAGTTGGAAGTCCTTTACATATTAAGACTGACCAGAATAAGTATGACGATTATTATGCGAACATAACTGGTGATTACAAAATGGAACTTTCCCTTGGCAGATTTTCCTGTTCCACTGCAGTGCATTGTAGTGTAATGGTTGCCAAGACACTTAATTATGAACGCACACCATATATATTAGACACACTTTGGTATAAAAAGGCAACTGGTATTGTGCGAGAAGACCTTGGTGCGGTCGATTCAGTTTATTGGGCAAATATGCGCTATATTTTTGGTTTATGGCAGAATGCCAATTTTATACATATTGATTCCTTTTCCAGACAAAGACAAGATTCTGCCCGGCATGTTATCTCAGCAATTGATGATGGTCGGACATTTGTCGTTTTTCGCGGTCAGGGTGTTGGTAATTGGTGGGCACCGTTTAATCTTGACCCGGAACAAACTAATAATGGTTTTAAGTTACCAATTGTGATTTCTGGAACTTGTGCTACGATAAATTTAAGTTATTTAGAACCACATTATCTGGGTGAGAGATTTCTAAGAGCCGGCAGTGTTAATAATCCTAAGGGTGCAGTTGCCTTTGTCGGCACAACCAATTCTGAAGCCGGTTCCGGATTAGCCCAACTCAGAGGAATAGTCACAGTAAATATTGCCAAAGCAATTTTCACTGAAGGATTTTATAAATTGGGTGACGCATTAAAAAGAGGTAAATTTCTGGCAGATTCCATAAGACCATCAGGATGGACTTCAATTCGCTACCGAGAATGGAATCTGCTTGGTGACCCAGAATTATGTATTTGGACCAGTGTGCCGAAAACTTTAAGCGTGATTTATGATTCAATAATCTCAAGTTCCCAGACCAATATTTCTGCTCAAGTTAAAATTGGCACAACACCATTACCTAATGCTTTAGTTTGTGTTATGAAAGATACGATTTACCGCTATGGCACAACTAATAGTAATGGCATAATAAATTTTACAATTCCACCGCAAAACTCTGGGATATTTTTTATCACCGTGACCGCAAGAAATTGTAAGCCGTTTGAAGGAACGATTCGCATTACAACCACTGAAGTTGAAGAATATTCAACAGTCAATAGTCAAAATTCAAAAATTATCTTCACCGTATCACCCAATCCCTGCCGAAATATTGTAAATATTAATTGGTTAATTCCTCAGGACAGATGGCAAATGACGATTTATGATGCCTTAGGCAGGCAAATTCCAAATTCTAAATTCCAAATTCCAAATTCCAAGTTAGATATTAGCGATTTGCCTAAGGGTGTTTATATGATTGTGATCAGAAGAAATGAAACTGAGCGTTTTGCTCAAAAATTAGTAAAAAGATGA